From a region of the Bradyrhizobium sp. KBS0727 genome:
- a CDS encoding EamA family transporter: MKPADVCIAVLVAVIWGLAFIMSRIALNEFSPELMTTLRFAIAALPCLFVRKPGVSWEILIAISFTLFLGQFLAQAFAIQHGVPVGLTSVIVQSQALFTIGFAAILFGERPTRMQVAGIGLAVMGLLMICGTVGYDFSVGAFAVLLISPIAFAVGNILLRRAQGVPMFDLFAWLCLVAAVPLFALTLVTNGPQPTWQALTQMSLTGLVCMLALGGISTSIAYWLWGRLLRDYPAAQVVPFALLVPFVGSAASSLVFGETFGPLRLAGMVTVVGGIAVMLLAKRPQASKQVLPKIA, translated from the coding sequence GCTCAACGAATTCTCCCCGGAGCTGATGACGACGCTGCGCTTTGCGATCGCGGCGTTGCCGTGCCTGTTCGTGCGCAAGCCCGGCGTGTCCTGGGAAATCCTGATCGCCATCAGCTTCACGCTGTTTCTCGGCCAGTTCCTCGCGCAGGCCTTTGCCATCCAGCACGGCGTTCCGGTCGGCCTGACCAGCGTGATCGTGCAGAGCCAGGCGCTGTTCACCATCGGCTTTGCCGCGATCCTGTTCGGCGAGCGGCCGACACGGATGCAGGTGGCCGGCATCGGCCTTGCCGTCATGGGCCTGCTGATGATCTGCGGCACCGTCGGCTATGATTTCAGTGTCGGTGCCTTTGCGGTGCTGCTGATCTCTCCGATCGCCTTTGCGGTCGGCAATATCCTGCTGCGGCGCGCGCAGGGCGTACCGATGTTCGACCTGTTTGCCTGGCTGTGTCTGGTGGCCGCCGTCCCGCTGTTTGCGTTGACGCTGGTCACCAACGGGCCGCAGCCGACCTGGCAGGCGCTGACGCAGATGTCGCTGACCGGGCTCGTCTGCATGCTGGCGCTCGGCGGCATCTCCACCAGCATCGCCTATTGGCTGTGGGGCCGTCTGTTGCGCGACTATCCGGCGGCGCAGGTGGTGCCGTTCGCGCTGCTGGTGCCGTTCGTCGGCTCGGCGGCGTCGAGCCTCGTGTTCGGCGAGACCTTCGGGCCGCTGCGGCTGGCCGGCATGGTCACGGTGGTCGGCGGCATTGCCGTGATGCTGCTGGCGAAGCGCCCGCAAGCTTCAAAACAAGTCCTGCCGAAGATCGCGTGA